From Streptomyces sp. NBC_01460, a single genomic window includes:
- a CDS encoding alkyl hydroperoxide reductase: protein MALDELKSAIPDFAKDLKLNLGSVIGNSELPQQQLWGTVLACAIASRSPKVLRELEPEAKANLSAEAYTAAKSAAAIMAMNNVFYRTRHLLSDPEYGNLRAGLRMNVIGKPGVEKVDFELWSLAVSAINGCGQCLDSHEQVLRKAGVDRETIQEAVKIASVIQAVGVTLEAEAVLAEQ from the coding sequence ATGGCACTCGATGAACTGAAGTCCGCCATACCGGACTTCGCCAAGGACCTGAAGCTGAACCTCGGTTCGGTCATCGGCAACAGCGAGCTCCCCCAGCAGCAGCTGTGGGGCACCGTCCTGGCCTGCGCGATCGCCTCGCGCTCGCCGAAGGTGCTGCGCGAGCTGGAGCCGGAGGCCAAGGCCAACCTCTCCGCCGAGGCGTACACCGCGGCGAAGTCGGCCGCGGCGATCATGGCGATGAACAACGTCTTCTACCGCACCCGGCACCTGCTGTCGGACCCCGAGTACGGGAACCTCCGTGCGGGCCTGCGGATGAACGTCATCGGCAAGCCGGGCGTGGAGAAGGTCGACTTCGAGCTGTGGTCGCTCGCCGTCTCCGCGATCAACGGCTGCGGCCAGTGCCTGGACTCCCACGAGCAGGTGCTGCGCAAGGCCGGCGTCGACCGTGAGACGATCCAGGAAGCCGTCAAGATCGCTTCGGTGATCCAGGCGGTCGGCGTGACCCTCGAGGCCGAGGCCGTGCTCGCCGAGCAGTGA
- a CDS encoding peroxiredoxin: protein MLTVGDKFPEFDLTACVSLESGKEFEQINHKTYEGQWKIVFAWPKDFTFVCPTEIAAFGKLNDEFADRDAQVLGFSGDSEFVHHAWRKDHPDLTDLPFPMLADSKHELMRDLGIEGEDGFAQRAVFIVDQNNEIQFTMVTAGSVGRNPKEVLRVLDALQTDELCPCNWTKGENTLDPVALLSGE, encoded by the coding sequence GTGCTCACTGTCGGTGACAAGTTCCCCGAGTTCGACCTGACCGCTTGTGTGTCGCTGGAGAGCGGCAAGGAGTTCGAGCAGATCAACCACAAGACCTACGAGGGTCAGTGGAAGATCGTCTTCGCGTGGCCGAAGGACTTCACCTTCGTGTGCCCCACCGAGATCGCCGCCTTCGGCAAGCTGAACGACGAGTTCGCCGACCGTGACGCGCAGGTCCTCGGCTTCTCCGGCGACTCCGAGTTCGTGCACCACGCCTGGCGCAAGGACCACCCGGACCTGACCGACCTGCCCTTCCCGATGCTGGCCGACTCGAAGCACGAGCTCATGCGTGACCTCGGCATCGAGGGCGAGGACGGCTTCGCCCAGCGCGCCGTCTTCATCGTCGACCAGAACAACGAGATCCAGTTCACGATGGTGACCGCCGGTTCCGTGGGCCGTAACCCCAAGGAGGTCCTCCGGGTCCTCGACGCCCTGCAGACCGACGAGCTGTGCCCCTGCAACTGGACCAAGGGCGAGAACACCCTCGACCCGGTCGCGCTCCTCTCGGGCGAGTGA
- a CDS encoding hydrogen peroxide-inducible genes activator — MAYVNQAIRVKQPSLSQLRAFAAVAEHLHFRDAAAAIGMSQPALSGAVSALEVALGVQLIERTTRKVLLSPAGERLAVRSRAVLEALGELMEEAEAVRAPFTGILRLGVIPTVAPYLLPAVLRLVHERYPDLDLQVHEEQTSSLLDGLAAGRLDLLLLAVPLGVPGVTELPLFDEDFVLVMEKEHRLAGTTGLPRETLRDLPLLLLDEGHCLRDQALDICREAGRTEGAPVTTTAAGLSTLVQLVAGGLGVTLLPRTAVTVETGRNEALSTGCFTDPAPSRRVALAVRTGSARQEEFEELAAALRAALGALPVRVYADG, encoded by the coding sequence GTGGCGTATGTAAATCAGGCTATTAGGGTCAAGCAGCCCAGCCTCTCGCAGCTGCGCGCCTTCGCGGCCGTGGCGGAACATCTGCACTTCCGGGACGCGGCGGCAGCAATCGGGATGAGTCAGCCGGCACTCTCCGGAGCCGTGTCCGCGCTGGAGGTGGCACTCGGTGTCCAGCTCATCGAGCGTACGACGCGCAAGGTGCTGCTCTCGCCCGCGGGGGAGCGTCTCGCGGTGCGGAGCCGGGCGGTGCTGGAGGCGCTCGGCGAGCTGATGGAGGAGGCCGAGGCGGTGCGCGCGCCGTTCACCGGGATACTCAGGCTCGGCGTGATCCCGACCGTCGCGCCGTATCTGCTGCCGGCGGTCCTCAGGCTCGTCCATGAGCGCTATCCGGACCTGGACCTCCAGGTCCACGAGGAGCAGACCTCCTCGCTGCTGGACGGGCTGGCCGCCGGCCGGCTGGACCTGCTGCTGCTCGCCGTGCCGCTCGGGGTGCCAGGCGTCACGGAACTGCCGCTGTTCGACGAGGACTTCGTGCTGGTCATGGAGAAGGAGCACCGCCTCGCCGGGACGACCGGACTGCCGCGCGAGACGCTGCGGGACCTGCCGTTGCTGCTGCTCGACGAGGGGCACTGCCTGCGCGACCAGGCGCTGGACATCTGCCGGGAGGCGGGGCGCACCGAGGGGGCGCCGGTGACGACGACCGCGGCGGGGCTCTCCACCCTGGTGCAGCTCGTCGCGGGTGGGCTCGGGGTGACGCTGCTGCCCCGTACGGCGGTGACCGTGGAGACCGGACGCAACGAGGCGCTGTCCACCGGCTGCTTCACGGACCCGGCGCCCTCGCGGCGGGTCGCGCTGGCCGTGCGGACGGGCTCGGCGCGGCAGGAGGAGTTCGAGGAGCTCGCGGCCGCGCTGCGCGCCGCGCTGGGAGCGCTGCCCGTGCGGGTGTACGCGGACGGGTGA